The stretch of DNA GAATCGGGGTGCTGGCTCTGGGACGGGCCATGTCGGGGGAAATATCCGCCAAGCATTGTATCAAGCGGGTTTGGCGCTTTCTGAGAAATGAGCAATTGGAGACCGAAGCGGTATTCAGGGCGATGTTCCGGGACCTCAAGAATCGGGACTGGGGACTTGGACTAGACCACGTACGGCTGACACAACCTCAACGACACGACCGCCACTTCGCGGTCATCGCGTTGGCATACGTACTGTTAGCCGCCTTTGGCGCGATTGCCGAAAAACTAAAAATAGACCGCCAACTGAAGGCAAACACACGCAAAGACCGGGTCATGAACCTGGCTCGAATCGGAAATTACTTCCTGCAAATCTACTATTGCCCTCTCGAGAATGCATTTTACGCCCTCCTGCAACTACCTACGTGAAACTGGGGAACACTGAGGACATGCGGTGTTGCGACGCGCACAAACCGGGATTGCCGGAAATCGTCGAGGGCCGCGAATGATTCTGTTTGACGCTTTCAGCGCGACCGACGCTAGAGACTGGCTACCTAGGGCGGCGTTCGAGAGTGTACATTGCTTGCCCGCAACGTACACCCTCAAACTTTGCCCTAGGCTTTCAGGACCGGCACCATCGGTGCCGAATGCAAAGTACTGTTCGGTGCAAAATGTCCAGCGCCATCTATCTTCGCAGCAATGCCTCTACACCCGCCTTCATCTCGGGGCGAAGCTGCGGAGTTCGCGTTTGAGGATCTTTCCAGTCGGGCCTTTGGGCAGGGTGGTCAGGATTTCCACCTCTTTCGGGCATTTGTATTTCGCGAGCCGCTCCAGACAATAATTGCGAATCTCGTCGGGCGTGACCGTACAACCGTCACGCAGTGAAATGTAGGCCTTGACTTCCTCACCGCGCGCTTCATCGGGGATGCCTACTACTGAAGCTTCGAGAACGGCGGGGTGCGAATAGAGGGTCTCTTCGATTTCGCGCGGATAGATGTTCATACCACCCCGAATGATCAAATCCTTGAGACGGTCCACGATGTAGAAGTAGCCATCTTCGTCGACACGTCCGAGGTCGCCGCTGTGAAACCAGCCGCTCAGTATGGCCTCTTCCGTGGCCACAGGTTTCTTGTAGTAGCCTTTCATCACGTTGTGACCGCGAATAACAATCTCTCCCACTTCGCCGACATCCGCAAAGCTGCCATCGTCTCGCATGATGCGCATCTCGCAACCCCAGATCGGGAGGCCGATGGAGCCGGGCTTACAGGGCTTGTCGGTGACATTGAAGGAGGCGACCGGGCTGGTTTCGGAAAGGCCATAGCCTTCCAGGATCTGTACGCCGAAGGTCTGCTTGAACCGGTTAATGATTTCAACGGGAAGCGAGGAAGCTCCACTGACGGCCATTCGCACGCTGGAAAGATCGAAGGATGCGAGGTTCGGGGCATTGAGCATGAAGAAATACATCGTGGGTACCATCGCCATGATGGTGACGCGATCGCGCTGAATGACTTCAAGCACCTTCTCGGTGTGGAATGCAGGAACCATGGTAATGCAGGCGCCCGCCATGAGCGAAGCGTTCATGATGCAGGTCTGCCCAAACGAGTGGAACAGCGGAAGAACGGCCAACGCCACGTCGTTGGGCTTGGCCTGAATAATCTTGTCCTTCGAATAGTAGGCGTTAAAAAACATGTTGAAATGCGTCAGTTCAGCGCCCTTGGGATGGCCGGTGGTGCCGGAAGTGTAGAGGATGACGGCCGTATCGTCGGGCATCGTGTCCACGTGGTCGAATTCGTGGAACGCTTCCATAAGTAAAGTAATGAAGAGCTCGCCCGTATCCGGCGGTTCAAGGTCATCCATCGTGCTTGCAAAGATCAGATGATGGCACGTGTCCGTTTCGATGAAGGCATGGACAGCATCGTCGTGAAACCCTCGCCATGCGAAGAAGACCTTTGCATCGGAATCTTCCAGGCAATATTGAATTTCGTGCGCCTTCAGCAAGCAATTGATGGGAACCACGGTGGCGCCAACGTTGAGAATGCCGTAATAGATGATGGGAAAGTAGGGCGTGTTGGGAATCATCATGGCGACCTTGTCGCCCTTCTGCACGCCCCGGTCGACAAGAATGTTGGCGACACGCTTGGCGTAACCGTTCAATTCGGCATACGTGAGCCGCAGACCGTCGTAGACGACGGCGGTGTTGTTTGCATAGGATTGTGCAGAAATTTCCAGGAAATGCGCGAGGTTGAGACTCATAATCGAAACTCCCGGATTGCTTGCCACCAATCAGAACTAAGCCATACAGGCATTATAGTGACGAGTACCGAGAGAGTCTAGCGTGAAGAACAAAAGAATGGCCATTGCCTGACACCCTCTGATACACTCGCGCACGTTCATGCAAGGCACATACGCCGGTCCGCCGCCGCATCCGGTTTCACGAGCAGTCATTTCCGCGTCAGGAGCATTGTCCAATGGCAGAATACCCCGATCACGAGTCTTGGGAGCAGCTTGAGTTCATCATTGAACGCAAGGATTCGGAAGAACTCACGCAGTTCCTGGATTCGCTTCCGCCGTCGGAAGTCGCGCGGGCGATGTCGCGGCTTGACGATGACGATCAGACGAGCGTGTTGCGCATGCTCGCGCCGGAAGATGCGGCCGACCTGATCGAGGAGTTGCCAGAGTCTCAGGGCGCGGATTTGCTGGAAGATCTCTCTGCCCACGACGCCGCGAAAATTGTCGACGAGATGGACAGCGACATCCGCGCGGACGTGTTGAGCGAGTTGGACCAGCACGACGCCGAGGCCATCCTTCAGCAGATGTCTCCGGAAGAGGCTGAAGACGCGCGGGACCTGCTCCGCCATGCTCACAACACGGCGGGTGGTCTCATGATCACGGAGTACCTGGCGTATAGCGAGGAACTGCGGGTGCAGGACGTGTTGGCCGATTTGCGGGCCAATGCCGAAACGTATTCGGATTATGCCGTTCAGTATGTGTATGTGAC from Candidatus Hydrogenedentota bacterium encodes:
- a CDS encoding long-chain fatty acid--CoA ligase translates to MSLNLAHFLEISAQSYANNTAVVYDGLRLTYAELNGYAKRVANILVDRGVQKGDKVAMMIPNTPYFPIIYYGILNVGATVVPINCLLKAHEIQYCLEDSDAKVFFAWRGFHDDAVHAFIETDTCHHLIFASTMDDLEPPDTGELFITLLMEAFHEFDHVDTMPDDTAVILYTSGTTGHPKGAELTHFNMFFNAYYSKDKIIQAKPNDVALAVLPLFHSFGQTCIMNASLMAGACITMVPAFHTEKVLEVIQRDRVTIMAMVPTMYFFMLNAPNLASFDLSSVRMAVSGASSLPVEIINRFKQTFGVQILEGYGLSETSPVASFNVTDKPCKPGSIGLPIWGCEMRIMRDDGSFADVGEVGEIVIRGHNVMKGYYKKPVATEEAILSGWFHSGDLGRVDEDGYFYIVDRLKDLIIRGGMNIYPREIEETLYSHPAVLEASVVGIPDEARGEEVKAYISLRDGCTVTPDEIRNYCLERLAKYKCPKEVEILTTLPKGPTGKILKRELRSFAPR